CCTACGCCGGCCACATCGCCGACATGGCGGGTCTCACCGTCGAAATGCGGCCGACCCGTGGCGTCATGGTCTCGGTCGAATACGACGGCCTTGAGCCGGTCCTCAACCGATGTCGCGAACCCGACGACGGCGATATCATCGTCCCGCACGACAACGAGGTCGTCCTCGGTACGACGAGCGTGCCGGTTGACGATCCCGACGACTACGAGCAGGCCGAATGGGAAGTTGCAGAGACGGTTCGGGAGTGCGCGGCAATGCTCCCCCCGGTCGCCGACGCCCCCCGCGTTCGGATGTGGTGGGGCGTCCGCCCGCTGTACGAACCCGAGGAAGCCGCTCGCGGCGGCCGCGGGATCTCGAGGGGCTTTCACCGCGTCGATCACGCCGATGAGGGTGTCGCGAACTGCTGTAGCGTCGTTGGCGGGAAGCTGACGACGTACCGTCAGATGGCCGAGGCGACCGCGGACCTCGTCTGCGACCGGCTCGGGGTTGACACCGACTGTTCCACTGCGGACGAGCGATTGCCGGGCGCGTCGGATCCCGAGCGACTTGACGCGTTCGTCCGGGAGTTCGACGGACAGGGGCCAACTGATGCCGATCTCGTCGGGAACTAGCGCTTAGCGGCTGCGGCTCGTACCACCGTCGTCACGACCGGGCAGCGCTGAAGACGGAGCCGACCGTACCGCCGGTATGGTCGACCGAGACCGTACTAGGGGTGTCCTCCTCGGCCTATCCTGTGGCGACGCGCTCGGTCGTCCCGTCGAGGGCTGGTCGGCCGACCGAATCGCCCGCGAGTACGGCACCCTCGAGTCGTTCGTCGGTGACGGGACCCACAGCAAACCACCGGGGACGGTCACCGACGACACGCAACTCGCGACGGTACTCGCTCGAAGCCTCCTCGCATGCGACGGGTTCGACCGGGATGAGTTCGTCTCGCGGTTGGTCGACTGGTACGAGAGCCGGCCGTTCGGTATCGGCGGCACGACGACCGAAGCACTCCGCCGAATCGCGGACGGCACCCCGCCGCTCGAGGCGGCCGAGGCAGCCAGAGCGGTGAAGCCACCGGGGCAGAAAGCGACGAACGGCAGCGTGATGCGCTGTGCGCCGCTCGCGATCGCCTACGCCGACGACCGGGCAGTCCTCGAGCGGGTGAGCCGCGAGTCCTCGCGCGTGACACACGCTGATCCGCGCTGCGTCCACGGCTGCGCCGCACTCACCCTGACGATCGCCGCCGCACTCGAGGGGGCCGAGCGCCCGCTCGAGACCGCACTCGCGGCGCTCTCCGACGATGCACCGTCCGAACTGGTCGACCGACTTGAACCGATACCGGACGGTGTCGAGTCCGATTCGCTTGTTCCGGAAAACGACGCCATCGAGACGCTCCGAACGGCGCTCTATCACGCGCTAACGGCGTCGGACCTCGAGACGGCGGTTATCGGTGCGGTCAACGAGGGCGGGGACGCGGACACGATCGGCGCGGTCACCGATGCCGTCGCCGGGGCGCGATTCGGCGCGAGCGCGCTGCGCGAGCGCGCTGCCCGAGCGGTGGCTGACGAACGTAGCGGGACGGACGGAACGAATGACACTCGCGGATCGGCTCACCGAACTCGAGTTAAACGAGCAATAGCACGCTATCTCAGAACTCTCGCTGGAGCTCCGACCAGATGCCGAACTCCGTCGAGTGCTCGATATCGACACGCAACTCGTTGTCGTCGTCAAGGTCGATCGAGATTTCGTCGAGGTTGGCGACGTATCGGGACTTTCGGTGGCGACCCTTACGGACGCCGACGGCGTTCTCGACGAGTCCGGCCTCGGTCAGACAGTCGAGTTTTCGATACGTCGTCGAAAGTGGGTGATCCGTGGCCTCGGCGATGTCCTCGACCGTCATCGGCTCCTCGAGTACCGCGATGATCTCCTGGCAGGCCTCGTCGTCGAGCGCGCCCATGACGCACTCGAGACCGGGAGTCTCGCCGGACGAGGAGAGCTCGAGTGACATTGGGTGCAGCGACATTAGGAGCGAGGATTAAAGACACGTTTGATTACGAGTGTCAGTAAACCGGAATAGATCGATTTGCGGCCCGAGGAATCGATGGGGCAACTACATGTGCAATCGGCCCGAGAGAACGGGTATGAGCGACGATCGGACGTCCGAGTCCACGGTCGAGAACACGCCCGGGCAGGGACGAACGCCCGAGGCCGAGCGGATCGAACCCACCGCCCCCGAGGAGTTCGGCCTCGTGCAGGTCTGGTGGGGCGACGGGAAGGGGAAGACGACGGCTACACTCGGCATGGGAATGCGGGCCGCCGGCCACGGCTACCGCGTCCACATGCTCCAGTTCATGAAAGGCGGGGCCTCGAGCGTCGACGCCGTTCGTGGCGAGTACAATGCCATCGCCGCGCTGCCGGGAATCAGCTACGAAAACCTCGGTCACTACGGCTGGCACGGGATGGAAGACGGGAGCGCCGAGGCCAACCACGAGGCCGAGGCACAGGCTGGCCTCGAGCGCGCCCGCGAGTTGCTCGAGGCGGCCGAGGAAACC
This genomic stretch from Natrinema sp. SYSU A 869 harbors:
- a CDS encoding FAD-dependent oxidoreductase gives rise to the protein MDNRMDTLVIGGGATGTGIARDLARRGVDVTLVERDGLSSGTSGRSHGLLHSGARYAEADGPEARECLEENRILRRIGGACVRETQGLFVQLADDDPAYFEAKRDACEDVGIETEVVSGDAAREAIPDLAGDVERAMWVPDGVVIPSRLVAANAADAREHGARIHTHAPVTSMTVEDERVTAVALGGDADETVRPNYVVNATGPYAGHIADMAGLTVEMRPTRGVMVSVEYDGLEPVLNRCREPDDGDIIVPHDNEVVLGTTSVPVDDPDDYEQAEWEVAETVRECAAMLPPVADAPRVRMWWGVRPLYEPEEAARGGRGISRGFHRVDHADEGVANCCSVVGGKLTTYRQMAEATADLVCDRLGVDTDCSTADERLPGASDPERLDAFVREFDGQGPTDADLVGN
- a CDS encoding cob(I)yrinic acid a,c-diamide adenosyltransferase: MSDDRTSESTVENTPGQGRTPEAERIEPTAPEEFGLVQVWWGDGKGKTTATLGMGMRAAGHGYRVHMLQFMKGGASSVDAVRGEYNAIAALPGISYENLGHYGWHGMEDGSAEANHEAEAQAGLERARELLEAAEETALDEPIDLDADPEAGMHMLILDEVLYAADRGLLSEADVHDLIDAKPDGLELVLSGSHTEPDYLADRADLITNVRKVKHPIDDGQRARQGTEF
- a CDS encoding transcriptional regulator, whose amino-acid sequence is MSLELSSSGETPGLECVMGALDDEACQEIIAVLEEPMTVEDIAEATDHPLSTTYRKLDCLTEAGLVENAVGVRKGRHRKSRYVANLDEISIDLDDDNELRVDIEHSTEFGIWSELQREF